The window GGCCAGCAGACCCCCATCGGCTGTACGGAGACACCCCTCGCGTGCCCACTCTGTGCCGCAGTGTCCAAAACACCTTCCCATCCCTGACCTCAACAACCATTAAACCTACTAGAAATCAGCGCTTTGGAGATTCCCTGATGCTGCTTCACAGGAAGAATGGGGCTAGCCCAGGGTCACAGCTGGCAGTGGCAGAGCCTCAAACCCAGGCCTTTTGCCACCATCAAGGCAACAGGCGATCTGCGCTACCTGAGCATGATGAAGATGGGGCAGGGGTTCCTGTCTTGGGGCCCTTTCCCCTGAGAGGTGTGCCTTTTCTTACCCACCCATCTTCAGACTCTTACATACgaaatccattttacagatgggtcaAATACTGAAGGCTACCCAGAGAAGATGCAACCCCAGACATGGCCACAAGGAGGCAGCATCTGATCTCATTTCCATCCCCTAGAGGCTACAGCAGCCGGTACCACCTTCTGGTGATTGTGGGTAAATGCAGCAGAGGCTGAGGAGCATTTGGGGAAACTGCAGCGTGATTGTCACCTCTTAGGGGAGGGAGTAGATGAGAGAAGCCCATCCCAGGAGGTGTCCCGTTGAGGCCTTGGATTGACTGGCCATTCTCCAGCCCCAGGCACAGGGCACAGGTTTGGCTAGCACAGTCCTTGGATTTTTGCATTGCGGTACTCAGGGGAGGTGGGTACAggccctcccagcccccagcagGCAGTCAGGCCCTGTTTCAGCTCAGCCACCAATTGCATGTGAGGCAAGGGGGTGGCGGTGGGGGGGGACAGAAGAAAACATGATCTCTGAGTCTATAAAACTGGGGAGAGGTGAGAGGCGCTGGCAGTGGGGACCTGGCCTGCGCCTGGGCCTTCTTAGCGGGACCAGGCTTCAGGGGGGCTGCGGCGGGAGCCACAAGCGCTGGGCTGAGCAGGAGGGGCAGAAAGGGCAAGGAGCACGGGGTGGGCAATGGGACCCTCACCTGGCCCCGGGGTCGTGGACAAAGGGTGGACCCCTGCCCAAGCCGGGCGCATCAGATCTCCTTCTGGGGAAAGGGGTTGAGGCAGGGAGATGGGCAGGCCTCCTTGTGGGGCTGAAAGGGTACTAAGTGACCCCAGGTGGGGTCTGCGGGTGTGGCAGGAAAAACCTGTGtgtgaagagaagggaatgggAGGGCTGGGGAGTCGCTGCAGGGTGCCCGGTCGAGCGCTGGCCTTGCCCCTGCCCTGCTGGGAGGCTCTGGGGTCCGCGGGCCACGCCCGGTCCCCTCGGGGCGGGAGGCCTGACCGGTGCAGCAGGAAGAGCATTGTGCACTCGGCAGCGGCTCTGGGGAACCCCCACACCTCTTGGCTTCTCCGGGAGGGTCTCCGCGGCCCCTCCCGCCACAGTCCCGAGCAGCGGCAGGGCTCGGCTTTCTCCTCCTCGCAGCCCTGCCGTGTGCCTTGCGCTCCACACCCCAGAGGGCGCGTAAAGGGGGAATGGCTGGAGCCCCTGAGCTCGGGAGGAGCCAGCGCCACGCGCGCTGACAGGAGGGCTGTCAACGATGCACAGGAGAAAAAGCAAGTGGCAGAGCGGCCCTGCCAGGGAGGCCACCAACTTTGCCTCCACTATCCCGACGCTGTCTGCCTCCAGAGCGCAGGCCACATACTTCTTCCTGATTTGAATCTTTGTTAGGACAAGGAGAATGTATTATTTTATGctcttaaaaatgttaataaataaaaagtaacaacATTTTCCCAGAGAGGGTCTGGTGGGTCGCCCCCCTACAGGAAGGACCCACTGGGTACTCAGCTCATGAGCTGCCGACCCAGCCTATGGAGGGCAATGGTGGCAGGGTACCTCCTTGCCATCTGCTGAGATGAGGGCCCCCGACCCGGGGTGCTTTGCCTGGAAGGGGGCTCCACCCACAACCCCACCTTGGTCCTGAGAGGCACAGAACAGGTTTCTCCCTAGACCCATCCCAGCATCCGCCCATAGGTGAAGGCCAAGTCCTACACTTGGGATTGACGCCCGGGGCAGCCACCTGCTGCCAGAGGGAGCCCTGGGCA of the Tamandua tetradactyla isolate mTamTet1 chromosome 2, mTamTet1.pri, whole genome shotgun sequence genome contains:
- the PTGES2 gene encoding prostaglandin E synthase 2 isoform X3; translated protein: MCPFCSKVRAFLDFHALPYQVVEVNPVRKTEIKFSSYRKVPILLAQEGDCLQQLNDSSVIISALKTYLVSGQPLEEIITYYPPMKATNEQGKEVTEFCNKYWLMLDEKEAQRLYGGKEARTHHLQDDVRVDLYEAANKWVTAVGKDRPFMGGQKPNLADLIQIRKKYVACALEADSVGIVEAKLVASLAGPLCHLLFLLCIVDSPPVSARGAGSSRAQGLQPFPLYAPSGVWSARHTAGLRGGESRALPLLGTVAGGAAETLPEKPRGVGVPQSRCRVHNALPAAPVRPPAPRGPGVARGPQSLPAGQGQGQRSTGHPAATPQPSHSLLFTHRFFLPHPQTPPGVT